Below is a genomic region from Rhizobium sp. SL42.
GCCACGCGTCGAGGGCGCAGTAGGCGACCGCCGTCGGCGCGTCGCTGCCATACAGCGCGCGCACCCGGTGTGTGGCGCGCTCAAGTCCATCGGCTTCACCTGAATTGGGCTTACCGTTCTCCTTGGGGCTATCCTGACGATTTCGCGACAACGCACTCTCCCTGCGTCCGGCAGAGGAGTTCCAAACAGATGCCCGCCGGACGGTGTCGCACAGCGCACGTCCAACATATGGGCGTGTGTGCCGTCCCTGGCGAAAGGGTCGTTGCTTCTCTGATATTATATCTCTCCTTCCGATTGGCAAGACGTTGACGGGTGCGTGTTTACGATCTGCCTCCGGTACGGGCCGGCGCACCCGGGGAAGCTCCGGTACTGAAACGACCAACCGGACACCCTGCCCGTGGATGGTTTGACGGTACGGCTTCGGGCAAAGGAAAAGGAGTTGTCCTGGGTCGAACAGGAGCTCGTGCGGGTGCGTAGCCTTAGCGGCCAGCAGTTGATCCAGTTCAATCGTCTCGCTGAACTGGAACGGCTCAAGGCGCAACTCGACGGGGAGCGGGGCCAGCTGATTGCCGAGATCGTCAGGGCCGGCACGCGCGTCACGGAGACGGAGCTCCAGAGTTTGCAACTCGATCAAGATCGCCGAACCGAAATTATCACCGAGCTCAGGGACGTCGATAACAAGTTGGCTGAGCTCGAAGAGCAACAGGTAACGGCAAAGGACGAACTGAAACGGATAGAGATCCGCGCGCCACAGGCAGGGATCGTGCACGAGCTTGCTTTGCACACGGTCGGCGGCGTGGTTGCACCCGGCGAGACCGTTATGCAGATCGTGCCGATCAACGACAGCCTCGTTGTCGAGGCCCGCATCCAGCCGGCCGATATCGACCAGGTCAATCCCGGGCAGGGCGCTGTCCTACGTTTCTCGGCGTTCAACCAGCGAACCACCCCGGAAGTCCTCGCCAAGGTGGAAACGGTCGCGGCGGATCTCGTCACTAATCCGCAGACCTGAGAGCCTGACTCGAAAAGACCTCAATAGGCATGGTACCTTGCGAGCCTCCGAGTGAGAATGCGGATATGAGCGATAAGCATCCAGGCTTCAGCGGAAGCGATTGATTTTTCCCAATCCTTGGCCAGTCGTCTGCATCGGCCAAGCCAGGCGAATGTGCGCTCCACGACCCAGCGACGCGGCAGCACTTCAAAGCCTTTTGCCTTGTCTGTTCGCTTGACGATTTGCAACGTGAACTTCGCGACCTTGCGCAATGCGGCCCGCAGCTTCGGACCGGCATAACCGCCGTCAGCAAAGATGTGCCTGAGCCAAGGCCAGCGTCTGAGGATGGTTTTGAGAGCCGCCACTGCACCATCGCGGTCTTGAATGTCAGCGCTGTGGACGGCGAGCCCCACCATCAAACCGAGCGTGTCGACAACGATATGACGCTTGCGGCCTTTGATCTTCTTGCCCGCGTCAAAGCCCGCAATCCCGCCGCTTTCAGTCGTTTTGACGCTCTGACTGTCTATCACGCCTGCCGTCGGTGAGGCTTCCTTTCCTTCCAGCTCTCGCGTCTCCATAACGAGATGATGGTTGATCCGCGTCCACAAGCCAGTCGCCCGCCACTCGTAGAAGTAACCCTGCACAGTTGAATAGGGTGGAAAATCTTTCGGTAGCATCCGCCATTGGCATCCGGTCGACGCGATATATAGCAGTGCGTTTAAAACTTCGCGCAATTCCGTCTTGCGCGGTCGACCAAGCCTACGGGGCATCGGCATAAACGGAGCAATCAGCGACCACTCCCTGTCCGTCAGATCACTTGCATAACGCCCCGTCCGTCGGCCATATTGGCGACGGGTGAAATCAGTCCAGCCCATTGCGGTCTCCATCGAATCCTAAGCAAATCCGAAGGAATCACAACTGGCTGATTTCACTCAATTCTTTTTCGGTCAGGTTCTGAGAGGCCTGGTATTCGATCCGCGCCCGCATTTCGGCACAGGAGTTTGCAAAGCTTGGGCCGCTGACCTTGCTGTCGGGCATGCCGGTAGAGGTCTTCATTAAGACAGGAGAGCGGACGGCGATGTCCTATTTGTTGAAGCTGCTGGCAGACCAGCTAGCAAGAGCTATGGTGGAAGAATAGAGAAGTCGTGAGCGGCTAAGCTCACAGTGTTCTAAATTTCATGGTCGACCGTTGTTCCGCGGCAGGAAAACAACGGGTCAGCGGTTTGAATTGGTTCAAGGCGGATGAGGTAAGTTCCGTCAAGCTGATGGTTATTCTGCGGCGTTTATGGAATCCATTGAAGGAAAACCCTGCACCCGGATGTGCAGTGGGCCGATACAGTGGTGATGTCTATGGACTGCAATCGAGGTAACCGCTATTCGCGATCCTTCGTACGTCGCCGAGACGTCCTGTCTATACACCAAGGCCGCTTGAAATGAAAAAAATCCAACGCAGTTTTGCCGTCGAGTATAAGTCCGGGCGGCGGAAGACCGGTTCCAAGTCCACGTCGATCTGGGGTAACGTGGACCTTAAATCCGTTGCGCGCGACGTAGAGGAAGAGGTAACGTTACGTTTGTCGGGCGGCCCGCAGGAGCAGGAAGCTGTCGGCGAAGTGCCTTTACCTGCAGCACAACAGGCGGGACCATTGTTGACACTGCTGCACGGGCAGGAGCCAACTGCATCGGCTTTAACGGAGACAATGATGGCCGGCGAAAGCGATCCGATGACCAAGACCGATGTGCCAGCCGTCGTCAAAACCGAACTTGCGCCACAGACGCAGCGTAAACCCCGCGCCAAGAAGGCAACCCCTGAAACGGTGCTTGTCGAGGTAACCACGGAGCTTGGCGCAGCTTCGAGCGTATCGGATGGAAGTCAAAAGAGGGGACGCAAGGCCAAGTCGCGTGAAGCTGTGAGCAGTGCCGAACGCGCGCCTAAGAAACGCAAGACGATGCCCGCGCAGACAGTAACGATGGCCCCGACGGCGGAGGGCGATGAGATGGCGGATCTCCTGCAGTTGGAACAGGAAAACCAAAGTCTGCGCAAACTGCTAGCCGAGAAACTCCGTGCTGAGAATGCCGATCTGCGAAAGCGACTTAAGCTCGGTTGAGAATAACAGCCGGCCAGTCGTAGCCACATTTCCACGCTTTTCGGGCTGTAAATTTGCGGCAGTTACGGCTCTCGCCAAGGCCGGAACTTGCAGCCTGCGTGCGGGAAAGAACGTGAGGTCGAATAGTTGGCGTCTCCATGGTGTCCGTCTGGGGCGTGAAGTGACATGGCGTGGTTGTATGGAGCTGCAACGAGGAGAGCCGTCCCCGTGGGGTAGTCGCGGGAGCGGTACCCCTTCGGATTATCATCTGGTCTTGGAGGGTGGCTGTCTCCCGATAAAATGAAGTCGGGCTCTCGACTGGACGCGGAGCCCAGCATCAAAGGAGAACAGCGATGGGAGAATATATCGGCCTCGACATGTCAATGAAAGAGACTGCCGTTGCAATCCGCCGCAATGGCTCGATAAAGGGCGCCAGCAGCGCCAGACGCTACCACCAGACAGAACCACACAAGCCTGATAAGTCCGCTTCACATCGACCAAAGAATCGAGAGGGGTGCAGCCTGCAGGCGTTCGGCGAACGGCGTGATGCGATCATGATCATGCAGGACGAGGCCTCGCACGAAACGGTCGCCGACCGCTGCCTGCAACTGACGCAACCCGCGAAAATCATCCGCCTTGACGGTCGCAGACGCCTTGACCTCAATACCAATAATCCTGCCGCGCCGATCTTCGATCACGACATCGACCTCGTCCAGATCCTTCGTTCTGTAGTGAGAAAACGACACGCGCCTTTCGGACCATGATGCCAGCTTCATCAACTCGGAAACGACGAAACTCTCTAGCAGGGCGCCAAATCGGGTCTTGTCATCGGATAGCCGGGCCAGCTCATCCTCACGCAACGCAGCCAGAAGTCCTGTATCGATGAAATGGAGCTTTGGCGTTTTGACAAGCCGACTGAGCCGGTTGTTCGACCATGGCACCAAGGTTTTGACAAGGAATAGCCGTTCCAGGATGGCCATGTATTTCTGAGCGGTGACCCCGGACAGTCCCAGCGCCGAACCGAAGCTGCTATTGTTGATCAATTGCCCGGCATGTTCCGCCAGGACATTTAAGAGGCGTGGCAAACGATCGAGCTGGTCGATATTGGCAATGTCGCGCACGTCGCGATCCAGTATCAGACTGACATAGTCTTCGAGCCACGAGACGCGCCGGGCCGGCGTGGGTCGCCTCAAGGCTTCGGGATAGCCGCCAGCCAGAACCATGCTCATCAGGTCCTTGCCCAGAACAACTTCACCATCAATGACTGGTTCGTCTCCTGCGAACAGTCGATCAAGCATGAGGCCTGGACCTGAGCGAATTTCAGCCTGCGCAAAGGGAAGAAGCGGAATGACTGCCATTCGGCCGGCGAGCGAGTCGGCAATTGCAGGAATGGTCGCGAGATTGGCGGAGCCCGTGAGCAGAAACCGTCCCGGCTCCTGATCGATATCCACGCTTGCCTTGATCGCAAGCATCAGATCTGGGGCTCGTTGGACCTCGTCGATAACCGCGCGCTTGATCCCCCGGATAAACCCGATCGGGTCGGCCTTCGCGGCGTTCAAGGTACCCGCATCATCCAATGTGATGTATGGTCGATCCTTGTCCGAGAACATGCGCGCGAGCGTCGTCTTCCCAGCCTGCCGAGGCCCGGATATCAAGACGACACGGGTATCGGCCAGAGCTGCCTCCACGAGAGGCAACGCTTTTCGATCGACGAGGGACATTGAATTTGAGTGCTCAGACATGCGACCATTCTTAACTCAATATCCGTCTGTTTTAAAGTGAAATTGCGTCCGCTTTAAATCACGCAGGCGTCCAATCTTGAGCGCCATCACTTCTGGCCCCCGATCCTTGTGAGATCGATTCGGATACCCGCGTCGTCGGGTTTGGTCGGCGCCTCATCCAATATTGTCGAAGACCCGTTTTCCTCGAACGCGCCAGCATCATCGGCCTCTACCGGCAAACGCTGTACGATCGCGCCACCGGGACCCTCAGCCCGAAACACATTCTCACCCTCGAACTTGCCGGTCCGCCAGGAGTGGATCGCGTCATCGAACAACTGTGGGAACACCTCTTCGCTCGTTGGATTTCCATACCACTTCGCAACGATGCGCAGGATCTTGGCGAACATTGCCGTACCCGTCCGCAGGTTGGCGCAGGGTTCGACGAGATCTACTTTCAGCTCCGACGCATCCTTCACCCCTATGCCCGCCGGGATCTGGGTGAGACCAACCCGCACAATAGAGCCGGCAACGTTCTCTCGGACAATCTCGATCGCTTCCTCGGGTGTTTTCGGTTTGCGAACGAGGATCAGACGGCCTCCGGACTTCACCGTGATGGCAAGCGGATCGTCCGAACCGACCGCCTGGACGAACTGCTCGACGATTGCAGGCTTCAACGAAGGATCGGCACATTCCTTGATCAACGCAGCATCCAGCATGCGAGCTCCATGTTTCAAATGTTGAATGAGATGACGAGAGGAAGATCAAACAGGCTGGCCCAGGCCTCGCTGCTCGCCCGCTGAATGTCGATGATCGACGTCCCCGCGGTCCACCAACCGTTTCCGACTGTAATGATAACGTCGGGGCGGTGGAATGCCGATTGCAAGATCGGCCAGACGAGGAGTTGTTCGTAGCAGATCAGCGGCGCGACTTTTGTGGTGGCGACCTCTACGACGGGATTGGCGAAGAAATGTGCCCGTGCGCCAGATCCATCACCACCACCAATCCAGGCTCTCCACGGCTGCCACATCGATCCGGGCACCGGCATTCGCTCCCGGTAGAGAATCTCTGTCTTCTCAGCGGATATCGTCACGAGCACGTTGTCGTATCCGCGACCATCGATGAATGCGGCTCCAGCGATGACCGTGATATCGGTCCCGGCGAGCCCTTTCTGCCAGAAGCGAGCAACCGTCGGCGTCCAGAAACCGAGAGCACTTTCCGGCAACACGATCGTCGTTCCGGGCGGTCGGGCGCGAACGACATCGATCAGGTCCTGTTGCCGCTGGAGACCTGCTTCGCGGCCGAGTGACGCTCCCATTTCAAGCTCGACACCGCTCCACGACGCAGGTAGAATCGGCGTCGTCCACTGAGCGGCGGACCAAAGCCATAAGCCTGTCAAGGTAATGGCTGCAGCCGGCCGATATGGCGTCGTCATGACGCCGAGGCCGGCTACCATCACTACCAGACCCCACCATCCCCAGCCCGGAAATAGAACGCCTGTGGCGATGATCGGATGTGCCCATCCCAGAATGCCGAAGGGTGGAACTGCCATCACAACACACGCAGCCAGGTATCGGAGCGGCTTCTGCCATCCTTTGCGATCCGTCCAGAGCACGGAATGGACCATAACGAAGGCGGAGGAGGCGACGAGCCAGAGCAGAACTCCGGGCCAGATATCCTGACCATAGAAGTTCGCCACCCCCTGCGGCAAACCACGCGATGCCGCGAGGAAGTAGGCTGCGGAGATCGCCGTCGCCTGGAGGCGCGTCCGCGCCAGGGACCAAAGCATCGGAAAGGCCCCTGCGACGGGAAGAAGGAGCACATGACCGCTCCAACTTATCAATCCGGCGCCGGCTGATAATGCGACGAGGACACCCGTTCGGAAGAGCTCAAGGCGCATAGGTCCAGACCTCCTGCGCCAATCCGAGGATGCCATCCATCTGCAGAGGACCGAAGTACCGGCTGTCGAACGACCCCGGGAACTCGGAATGGAGAAAGACCGCGCCGGGCGGAACGACACCACCATCGTAGTGCACCATCTCACGCCTCTGGCCGTCCAGCCGTGCAACGCGCGACTGAGGCAGCGGCCGGCCATCGACGCGCACATCATCAGCTATCTCGATCGCCTGCCCGGATGTCGCCACCACCGTCTTGATCAGCGGCGCGACCCAACCGGCGCAAAGGCCGAAGCGCAGATATCCACGCGCTCGCGCCTCGCGCATCCCGTTGGTATCAGGTGGGCAGATGAAGATCAGATCGCCGACCAAGATCGGACGATCGGGTTCGACGATCCGCCACAGACCCAGCGGCTCACTCGGCGTAAGATTGACCCTGAGCCCTGCGCTCCCAAGCAGCCCGATCAGTCCAAGCGTGAACAGGCTGACGCTGCTGATCCGATAGAACCAGACGAGCCGTTTCATGCGCCGTAGCACTCTGTGTCTATGGCGCATCTTCATTTGAGGGTGAGCCCCTGCGATCTCGTCTGACGCAATGCTTCAGTCTGTTTGAGTGCCGTCACGCTGCGCTCGTGGGCAGACAGTTGCTGCACCGTCCGCATCGTGTTCCAGGCCTGTTGCACCTCACTCTTCTGGGCGGCGTTCATGCCCGACGTCACCCGCTGGAAAGCCTCGCCGTTGGCGTCCTTCGCTGCAAGGGGTAGGAAGGTTCTCTCTCCGAACCGTTCGGTAACCGCCTTGGCGAAACCTTCGAGTTCAGCCTTCACCATCTTGTCGGCGAGCGCGAACTCAAGACCCGAGGGGAGGTCGTTGCGGTCGATGGCATCACGCACCCGTTCAAGCACGCTTCTCGCATTGGACGAGAGAGCGGGGATCTCCAGCGCAACCTGCCTGCGCACAGCAAGCTCCTCGGCGTGACTTCTCCGTTCGGTATCGCCGCGCTGGCGTAGATAGTCGCTGATACTGTCCGCGAGCGGCCTCACATTTTTCAGCGCCCGGTCCCGGTCCAATTTGTCGGCACGGTTGGCGAAGACACCGGTCTTGCCTTTCAGGGAGCCGAAAGCTTCCGGCTCTGCAGTGATCCGTGAAAGCGTCTTCGCCGCGGTCGCCGGATCGCTCAACATTGCATCGAGATTCGCCGCCTTGAACGCCGCTTCGGGCTGCGCGTAAACGTGGTGGAAGCGCATGGACACTTCCTCCCACTGCTTCTTCAATGCCGGATCGGATGCAAGCTTGTCCTCCACTGCCTGATCGATCGATTTCGGGAATGTGGTGATACCGGCCACCATGGGCTTGGCCTCCTTTGCTGAAGTTTGAATTGTGCTGGCCGCCGACGTTGCGAAACCGAGCCTGGCGCCGAGGACTGCAAGCCGGCCGGCGAGATCGACAAGCTTTTGCTTCTGCCGAGCCGTCCATTCGAGACGATCGCGCGCAACCGTTCTGGCGACGTTGACGATGTGAAGCCCGCGCGCTTCGGCAAAGCGGAGTGCCTGCGAGTAGATGCTGCCGCCGGCGTAATCGAGCGTGGTTTCCTTCGAATTCTTGCGCGACAGGATTTCGACCAGGCCTCCAGCCTTGGCGAAGGATCGGTGGCCGTAATAGACGCCGAGATCCTCGCGATGACGGGTCATCGCGACATAGGTCAGATGACGATCGAGGGAGAGTGAAGCCAACACCTTGACCCGGTCGACCGTCGCGCCCTGGCTCTTGTGTACCGTGGTGGCATAACCGTGATCGACATTGTTGTAGAAGCGCTGCTCGACGATGACCTGGCGCAGGTGCTCACCCTCGCCGATGACAGCGACGATACGACCGAGCGCTGCTTCCACCACCTTGCCCAGCATGCCATTCTTTACGCCGATCGCCCCTTCGTTCTTCAGGAAAACAATCTGGTCACCGGCTGCGAAGTGTCGGTTGCCGTCGGCGGTCTTGAACACAAATCCCTGCTCGATGATGCCGCGCTCGATCAGCTTAGCGCGTGCCAATTCATTCAGCATGCGGACGTCACGGCGCAGATGCGCCAGGATCAATGTGGACCTGGCAGGATCGTATTCTCGGTTCCAGTCGGCGATGAGGTTGGTGACCGCATCGGCCTTCAGCTCTGAGCCGATCATCTTGCCATTGGATTGATAGGCTGCGACGGCTTTGCCGACATGGCCGCGCGCAAAATCGAGCGATGCATCGCGCATCCATTGCTCACGCTGGCGATAGATCGTCTCGAGTTCCGCATAGCCGATCCGATCGGCAATGGCGCGGAAGGCAGCACCCGCTTCGATCGGCTGAAGCTGTTCCGGATCGCCGACAAGCACGAGCTTGGCGCCGGCTCTGGTGACGGTCTCGACGAACATCGCCATCTGCCGCGACGAAACCATGCCAGCCTCGTCCAGAACGAACACAGTCTTCTCGTCGAGCATCCCGCGACCTTGGCTCCAGCTGAGCTCCCAGGACGACAACGTGCGCGAGACAATACCCGCTTCCTTCTCCAGACCTTCTGCCGCCTTGCCGGCGAGGGCGCCACCGACGACACGGTAGCCGGCCGCCTCCCATGCCTCGCGCGCCGCCTTCATCATCGTGGTCTTGCCCGCGCCGGCGCGGCCGATCACGGCGGCGATCCGCTCACCACCGGCAACGTGTTCGATGGCGGCCTTCTGCTCGTCGGACAGCCGTTCGTGGCGCGCGAACGTCGCCTCGAGCACTGGTTTCCGGACGCCATGCGACGACCGCTGCGAGAGCAAGATTGCCCGGTTGGCCATCTCGGCTTCGAGGCGGATCAGTTCGCGTGTCGTGTATTTTTCCGGCGCACGGACCCCGGTCACGAAGTCCAACCGCTCGCGATCAAGACGGAGGGTTTCCGGGTTCTGCAGGATGCGCGCCATCAAGCTTTGGAAGAGACCCGCATCATCGATGTAGCGATGCAGCACCTTGGCGACGTCGCGCTCGTCGAAGACACTCTTCTCCCGCGTGATCAGGTCGAGCACCAGTTCCGGATTGCGCTGGATCCGACGCACGTTCTCGGCCCGGCGTTCTTCCTGTAGCTCCAATCTTTCGAGTGATGCCGCCTCTCCCTTCCCGTCCGCTTTTCGCTCGACCGCCTTGGCGCCGACACCCAGATGGATCGTCGGCGTAAGCTCGATACCCTGCTCCTCGAACGAGCGGCCATCGACACGGACATCCAGCCCGGCAATCGCGAGATGCCTATTCTGGCAGGCGAACCAACCATCTCGGAACGCATTGAAGTTTTCGAGCCCGCCGGCCCAAAGCTTATAGACGATCTTACCCGCGTCATTGCGGAGTGGCTGGCCGTCCGGGCCGGTGACAGCGACCTTCTTCGACCCGAAACCGTCTTCGGTCAGTGGCCGCAATGTGGTCATCAGATGGATATGCGGATTGCCCGGCGCATCATGGAAAACCCAGTCCGCGACCATCCCCTCTGCGGTGATATGCCTGCCTACGAAATCCCGGACAAGCTCGATATTCTGCAGGGGGGATAGTTCGATTGGAAGCGCTATGGTCACATCCTTGGCAAGCTGCGCATCGGAACGCTTCTCGAAGTCCTCGACCTTGTTCCAGAACGCCTCCGAAGCACCCGACACCGAACGATCGGCAATCATCGATTGCAGCCATTCCGGTGCATCCGAAGGGATGACAAACTCCTCGTGCAGCAGTCCCTGCTTGGCGCGATAGTCGATCGCCCGGGCTTCCCGCTCGTAGTCCATTTTGGCGCAGTGCCGATACGCCGCCGACAACACGGCGCTGCGGCCGGAGCCACGGGCGACGATGCTGACTGAGAAATGCGGCACGGCCATTGCGACGAAGCTCCTTCAATCGAACAAAATCAAAGTGTTCATCGAGAGCGGACGACCCTGCCAGGGGGCAAAAGCAGAGTGTCGCATCAGCGACGTATAATTGCGCCCTTCGGATCCGCTCTCATCGAGCGGTCGGGATCATGCTCAAAAGCGTAGGCTCCGCCTACTCGCATTTCTGCTAGTAGATCGGCATGCCGATCTGAAGGACTCTGGTGTCGTGAACCAAGACAAGCAACATCAAAGGACAATCCAGAGATGAAGAAGCCATCCTCCAGGATCCGCGAAGAGATCGCTAAGCTCCAAGAACAGCTCAAGCACGCGGAAACGAGAGAAGCCGAACGCATTGGCCGCATTGCGCTTCGGGCAGGTCTCGGCGAGATCGAGATCGATGAGACGGAACTACACGCGGCGCTCGAAGAGCTGGCGAAACGCTTTCGCGCAGGCAAGCCAGGTGCGATCGGAAGGAAGGGGTCAGGGGAAAGCAGATCGAGCGGCGGACAGTCCGAGACGGCCGCGTCTGGCGCGGCTCCGGGCAGCGTTGGCGAGGATTGAGCGGATGAGCAGGAACGCAACCTCCGACACCCGGAAGAAGGACACCCGCGAAAAGATCGCGCTTGGCGGCCTGATCGTCAAAGCGGGTCTTCGCTTCGAGAAACGCGCGCTCCTTCTCGGAGCTCTGATCGAACTGCAGCAGCGGCTGAAGTCCGACGACAGCGAGCGAGCGCGGTTGACAGCGATCGGAGCGGAGGCGTTCGGCAATGAAAGCGAATAGGATCGTGCTCCTCATTCTCCCCGTGGCCATGATGATCGCAACTGTGTTCGTTGTGACCGGCATCGACACTTGGCTTGCCGGCTTTGGCAAGACAGAAGCGGCGAAGCTTGGACTGGGGCGGGCAGGGGTCGCGGCACCTTACATGGCGGCTGCGGCACTCGGACTGATTTTTCTGTTCGCGGCGGCGGGATCGGCGAGTATCCGCGCTGCAGGCTGGGGCGCGGCGACCGGAAATGCCACAATCATCCTGACGGCTTGTGCAAGAGAGGGTCTCCGACTTGCAGCGCTTTCATCGCAGGTGCCGGCGGGGCAGTCAGCACTATCCTACCTCGATCCAGCAACGATGATCGGCGCAGCGGCGGCATTGATGTCCGGCTGCTTTGCAATGCGCGTGGCGATGGTCGGCAACGCTGCCTTCGCCCGCGCAGCACCCAAGCGCATTGTCGGCAAGCGTGCCCTCCACGGCGAAGCCGATTGGATGAAACTCGCCGAGGCGGAAAGGCTGTTTTCTCAAGCCGGCGGGATTGTCATTGGCGAACGATATCGCGTCGACCGCGACAGCGTTGCAGGTGTATCGTTCCGCTCTGAAAACAAGGAGACATGGGGGGCAGGGGGCCAATCGCCGCTTCTCTGCTTCGATGGTTCGTTTGGCTCCTCTCACGGCATCGTCTTTGCCGGATCTGGCGGTTTCAAAACGACCTCCGTGACAATCCCGACGGCACTGAAATGGGGCGGTTCCCTCATCGTGCTCGATCCCTCCAACGAGGTCGCACCGATGGTGTCGAAACACCGCGAAGACGCCGGCCGACGGATCCGGATCCTCGATCCGCGCGAACCCGCAACCGGCTTCAATGCGCTCGATTGGGTCGGCCAATATGGCGGAACGAAGGAGGAGGATATTGCATCGGTCGCGTCATGGATCATGAGCGACAGCGGTCGTCCGACTGGGGTCCGCGACGACTTCTTCCGAGCATCGGCCCTGCAGCTTTTGACGGCGATCATTGCCGACGTTTGCCTCTCCGGCCACACGCCCGAGGAACAGCAAACGCTACGCCAGGTCCGTGTCAATCTATCCGAGCCCGAGCCAAAGCTCCGTCAGCGCCTGCAGGATATTTACGACACTTCGGGATCGGACTTCGTGAAGGAGAACGTGGCCGCCTTCGTCAACATGACGCCGGAAACCTTCAGCGGTGTCTATGCCAATGCGATCAAGGAGACGCACTGGCTTTCATACCAGAACTATGCTGCCCTGGTCTCGGGTTCAACATTCCAGACCGACGACATTGCTTCCGGAACGACCGACGTGTTCATAAACATCGATCTGAAGACGCTGGAGACCCATGCCGGATTGGTGCGGGTCGTCATCGGATCATTTCTCAATGCGATCTACAATCGCGATGGCGCAATGGAAGGTCGAGCCCTGTTCCTTCTCGATGAGGTGGCCCGGCTCGGCTACATGCGCATCCTTGAGACCGCACGGGACGCCGGTCGAAAGTACAGCATCACACTGACGATGATCTACCAGTCCATCGGCCAGTTGCGTGAAACCTACGGCGGCCGAGATGCATCGAGCAAATGGTTCGAGAGCGCAAGCTGGATCAGTTTCGCCGCTATCAATGATCCAGAGACGGCCGACTACATCTCCCGGCGCTGCGGCATGACGACAGTCGAGATCGATCAGGTCAGTCGCAGTTTTCAATCACGGGGTTCGTCTCGGACACGTTCAAAACAGTTGGCAGCCCGACCACTGATCCAGCCTCATGAAGTTCTGTGCATGCGCGCCGACGAGCAGATCATATTCACGGCAGGTAATCCGCCACTTCGATGTGGTCGTGCGATCTGGTTCCGACGAGAGGACATGAAAAGCTGCGTCGATGCCAATCTGTTCATGAAGGCCGGTGCGTAGCTCATCCATGCGGGGCGTCACTTTGC
It encodes:
- the traA gene encoding Ti-type conjugative transfer relaxase TraA, with amino-acid sequence MAVPHFSVSIVARGSGRSAVLSAAYRHCAKMDYEREARAIDYRAKQGLLHEEFVIPSDAPEWLQSMIADRSVSGASEAFWNKVEDFEKRSDAQLAKDVTIALPIELSPLQNIELVRDFVGRHITAEGMVADWVFHDAPGNPHIHLMTTLRPLTEDGFGSKKVAVTGPDGQPLRNDAGKIVYKLWAGGLENFNAFRDGWFACQNRHLAIAGLDVRVDGRSFEEQGIELTPTIHLGVGAKAVERKADGKGEAASLERLELQEERRAENVRRIQRNPELVLDLITREKSVFDERDVAKVLHRYIDDAGLFQSLMARILQNPETLRLDRERLDFVTGVRAPEKYTTRELIRLEAEMANRAILLSQRSSHGVRKPVLEATFARHERLSDEQKAAIEHVAGGERIAAVIGRAGAGKTTMMKAAREAWEAAGYRVVGGALAGKAAEGLEKEAGIVSRTLSSWELSWSQGRGMLDEKTVFVLDEAGMVSSRQMAMFVETVTRAGAKLVLVGDPEQLQPIEAGAAFRAIADRIGYAELETIYRQREQWMRDASLDFARGHVGKAVAAYQSNGKMIGSELKADAVTNLIADWNREYDPARSTLILAHLRRDVRMLNELARAKLIERGIIEQGFVFKTADGNRHFAAGDQIVFLKNEGAIGVKNGMLGKVVEAALGRIVAVIGEGEHLRQVIVEQRFYNNVDHGYATTVHKSQGATVDRVKVLASLSLDRHLTYVAMTRHREDLGVYYGHRSFAKAGGLVEILSRKNSKETTLDYAGGSIYSQALRFAEARGLHIVNVARTVARDRLEWTARQKQKLVDLAGRLAVLGARLGFATSAASTIQTSAKEAKPMVAGITTFPKSIDQAVEDKLASDPALKKQWEEVSMRFHHVYAQPEAAFKAANLDAMLSDPATAAKTLSRITAEPEAFGSLKGKTGVFANRADKLDRDRALKNVRPLADSISDYLRQRGDTERRSHAEELAVRRQVALEIPALSSNARSVLERVRDAIDRNDLPSGLEFALADKMVKAELEGFAKAVTERFGERTFLPLAAKDANGEAFQRVTSGMNAAQKSEVQQAWNTMRTVQQLSAHERSVTALKQTEALRQTRSQGLTLK
- the traC gene encoding conjugal transfer protein TraC, which codes for MKKPSSRIREEIAKLQEQLKHAETREAERIGRIALRAGLGEIEIDETELHAALEELAKRFRAGKPGAIGRKGSGESRSSGGQSETAASGAAPGSVGED
- the traD gene encoding type IV conjugative transfer system coupling protein TraD, with translation MSRNATSDTRKKDTREKIALGGLIVKAGLRFEKRALLLGALIELQQRLKSDDSERARLTAIGAEAFGNESE
- the traG gene encoding Ti-type conjugative transfer system protein TraG, with the protein product MKANRIVLLILPVAMMIATVFVVTGIDTWLAGFGKTEAAKLGLGRAGVAAPYMAAAALGLIFLFAAAGSASIRAAGWGAATGNATIILTACAREGLRLAALSSQVPAGQSALSYLDPATMIGAAAALMSGCFAMRVAMVGNAAFARAAPKRIVGKRALHGEADWMKLAEAERLFSQAGGIVIGERYRVDRDSVAGVSFRSENKETWGAGGQSPLLCFDGSFGSSHGIVFAGSGGFKTTSVTIPTALKWGGSLIVLDPSNEVAPMVSKHREDAGRRIRILDPREPATGFNALDWVGQYGGTKEEDIASVASWIMSDSGRPTGVRDDFFRASALQLLTAIIADVCLSGHTPEEQQTLRQVRVNLSEPEPKLRQRLQDIYDTSGSDFVKENVAAFVNMTPETFSGVYANAIKETHWLSYQNYAALVSGSTFQTDDIASGTTDVFINIDLKTLETHAGLVRVVIGSFLNAIYNRDGAMEGRALFLLDEVARLGYMRILETARDAGRKYSITLTMIYQSIGQLRETYGGRDASSKWFESASWISFAAINDPETADYISRRCGMTTVEIDQVSRSFQSRGSSRTRSKQLAARPLIQPHEVLCMRADEQIIFTAGNPPLRCGRAIWFRREDMKSCVDANLFMKAGA